The following proteins are encoded in a genomic region of Prosthecobacter sp. SYSU 5D2:
- a CDS encoding N-acetyltransferase family protein → MKWISCSPEHLEAIRAIFNEAIENSTALYEYEPRSVAFMEAWWEAKQKGGYPVLGAVSGDGVLAGFATYGPFRPHPAYQHTVEHSIYVESHFRGQGLGKLFLERLIAMAQAQGVHAMIGVIDAENAASIRLHERQGFVRSGHLREVGYKFGRWLDVVLYQRVV, encoded by the coding sequence ATGAAGTGGATCTCATGCAGCCCGGAACATCTGGAGGCTATTCGCGCCATCTTTAACGAGGCCATTGAAAACTCGACGGCACTTTATGAATACGAACCGCGCTCAGTGGCTTTCATGGAGGCGTGGTGGGAGGCCAAACAAAAAGGTGGTTATCCGGTGCTGGGTGCGGTGAGTGGGGATGGCGTGCTGGCAGGCTTCGCCACCTATGGGCCGTTTCGTCCGCATCCGGCGTATCAGCATACGGTGGAGCATTCCATCTATGTGGAGTCACACTTTCGCGGCCAGGGGCTGGGGAAGCTGTTCCTGGAGCGGCTCATCGCAATGGCACAGGCACAGGGCGTGCATGCGATGATCGGGGTCATTGATGCGGAGAATGCCGCCAGCATTCGCCTGCATGAGCGGCAGGGTTTTGTGCGCAGCGGGCATTTGCGGGAGGTGGGGTATAAATTTGGCAGGTGGCTTGATGTGGTGCTGTACCAGCGAGTCGTATAG
- a CDS encoding formate--tetrahydrofolate ligase: MLHDISAVARSLGISDDHLSLYGRDKAKVSLKALENRPQKGRLILVSAITPTPAGEGKTTMSIGLAQGLKKIGQSVALALRQPSMGPVFGRKGGATGGGRSTVQPAESINLHFTGDFHAITSAHNLLSSVIDNQLFNQQTRLRPDGVLWKRVLDVNDRALRSLTTSVGKPTERSSGFDITAASEVMAILCLSESLADLRERLDRIVIGFTPEGTPVFAKECHITGALLALLRDALQPNLVQSVEGVPAFLHGGPFANIAHGCNSVLATRMALAHADFAVTEAGFAFDLGGEKFMHIKCRQSGLKPEAIVIVATVRALKMHGGVELDTLTQPDPTALSRGLENLAAHLDSAAQFERPVIVAINKFTTDSVEEIALVHDFCKARNIPCATADVFGQGGDGAVELAEKVLAALPVESHPMPYLYDAHAPVEEKLHAIATRVYGAAGVTLTDAAKEKLALFSRNHFGHLPLCMAKTQNSLSDDAKKLGRPRGFTITVRDFEIANGAGFLVALTGTMMRMPALPKVPAAERIQVSEDGVIRGI; the protein is encoded by the coding sequence AAGGCCAAGGTGTCTCTGAAGGCACTGGAAAACCGTCCGCAAAAGGGCCGGCTGATCCTCGTCTCCGCCATCACGCCCACTCCGGCGGGGGAGGGGAAAACCACCATGTCAATCGGCCTGGCGCAGGGGCTGAAAAAAATCGGCCAGAGCGTCGCCCTCGCGCTGCGCCAGCCTTCCATGGGGCCGGTCTTCGGGCGCAAAGGCGGTGCCACTGGCGGTGGCCGCAGCACGGTGCAGCCCGCAGAGTCCATCAACCTCCATTTCACCGGCGATTTCCACGCGATCACGAGCGCGCATAATTTGTTATCCTCCGTCATCGATAACCAATTGTTCAACCAGCAGACACGCCTGCGCCCTGACGGTGTCCTTTGGAAACGGGTACTGGATGTCAATGACCGCGCGCTGCGCAGCCTGACGACCAGTGTGGGGAAGCCGACCGAGCGCAGCTCCGGATTTGACATCACCGCCGCCTCTGAGGTGATGGCCATCCTGTGCCTCTCCGAATCCCTGGCCGATCTGCGCGAGCGTCTGGACCGCATCGTCATCGGTTTCACGCCGGAGGGCACTCCTGTCTTTGCCAAGGAATGCCACATCACCGGTGCGCTGCTCGCATTGCTTCGCGATGCCCTTCAGCCAAATCTGGTGCAGTCCGTGGAAGGCGTGCCCGCCTTTCTCCATGGCGGCCCCTTTGCCAACATCGCCCATGGCTGCAACTCCGTCCTGGCCACACGCATGGCCCTGGCCCATGCGGACTTTGCCGTCACCGAGGCCGGTTTCGCCTTTGATCTGGGGGGTGAAAAATTCATGCATATCAAATGCCGCCAGTCCGGCTTGAAGCCGGAGGCCATCGTCATCGTCGCCACCGTGCGTGCTTTGAAGATGCATGGCGGCGTGGAGCTGGACACACTCACGCAGCCGGACCCCACCGCCCTTTCTCGCGGCCTGGAAAACCTCGCCGCCCACCTCGACAGCGCCGCCCAGTTTGAGCGCCCGGTCATCGTCGCCATCAATAAATTCACCACCGACAGCGTCGAGGAAATCGCCCTCGTTCACGACTTCTGCAAAGCGCGAAACATTCCCTGCGCCACCGCCGATGTCTTTGGCCAGGGTGGAGACGGTGCCGTGGAGCTGGCCGAGAAAGTCCTCGCCGCCCTGCCTGTGGAATCGCACCCCATGCCGTATCTTTACGACGCCCACGCGCCCGTGGAGGAAAAGCTGCACGCCATCGCCACCCGCGTCTATGGCGCAGCTGGCGTCACCCTCACCGATGCCGCCAAAGAGAAACTGGCCCTCTTTTCCCGCAATCACTTCGGCCACCTGCCCCTGTGCATGGCCAAGACCCAGAACTCCCTCTCCGACGACGCCAAAAAGCTGGGCCGTCCACGCGGTTTCACCATCACCGTCCGCGATTTTGAGATCGCCAACGGCGCCGGTTTCCTCGTCGCCCTCACCGGCACCATGATGCGCATGCCCGCCCTCCCCAAAGTCCCCGCCGCCGAACGCATCCAGGTGAGTGAGGACGGGGTGATCCGGGGGATTTAG
- a CDS encoding TA system VapC family ribonuclease toxin, translating to MLSLDANLLLYSYSEISPHHAAARQFIETASAREDVALSEFILTEYYLLLRNPAVLTKALTAQEAVAVVQIYRQHPRWKILGFPPGSRDIHANLWQYASSPGIARRRIYDTRTALCLRAFGVTEFATANVKDFEDFGFTRVWNPLLS from the coding sequence ATGCTTTCCCTTGATGCCAATCTCCTGCTCTACAGCTACAGCGAGATCTCCCCGCACCATGCAGCGGCGCGTCAGTTTATTGAGACGGCGTCTGCTCGTGAAGACGTCGCACTGAGTGAATTTATCCTGACGGAATACTACCTGTTGCTGCGCAATCCGGCAGTCCTGACCAAAGCCTTAACAGCTCAAGAAGCGGTCGCAGTGGTCCAAATTTACCGCCAACATCCACGCTGGAAGATACTCGGGTTTCCACCGGGCAGCCGGGATATTCATGCGAATCTGTGGCAGTATGCCTCCAGCCCTGGAATTGCCCGCCGTCGTATCTATGACACCCGCACGGCACTCTGCCTGCGCGCCTTCGGAGTTACTGAGTTCGCCACTGCGAATGTGAAGGATTTTGAAGACTTTGGCTTCACCAGGGTCTGGAATCCGCTGCTTTCATAA
- a CDS encoding sugar phosphate nucleotidyltransferase, whose protein sequence is MQKAFVLGAGLGERLRPLTAQLPKPLIPVFHKPLITYAFDHLLEAGVKGFVVNTHHLPEQYGVAFPDGSYHGAPVAFREESPLRLETAGGIANVRDLLDEQPFIVYNGDILTNLPLQPLLQAHQEQGNLVTLVLRSSGPSLHVSWDEKTRLVTDIRNMLGTGREGEYLFTGIYACQPEIHQWLTPGKAESVIPIFLKMIQEGARLGAVVIDEGHWWDLGSRVAYLAAHQALHGMKSGAAPAIHPGAQVSEQASLKGLNVIGDRAVVEAGARLEDCILWPGATVAAEADLRRCIIRSGIRAEGQHTDMDL, encoded by the coding sequence GTGCAAAAAGCTTTCGTTCTCGGTGCCGGTCTGGGGGAGCGGTTGCGTCCGCTCACGGCGCAGCTTCCCAAGCCCCTCATTCCTGTCTTTCATAAACCGCTCATTACTTATGCCTTTGACCATCTGCTGGAGGCGGGAGTGAAAGGGTTTGTGGTGAATACACATCACCTGCCGGAGCAGTATGGTGTGGCCTTTCCTGATGGCAGCTACCATGGCGCGCCGGTGGCATTCCGCGAGGAAAGCCCCCTCCGTTTGGAGACGGCGGGCGGCATTGCCAATGTGCGGGACCTGCTGGATGAGCAGCCGTTCATCGTTTATAATGGCGATATCCTGACGAATCTGCCGCTTCAGCCGCTGCTGCAGGCGCACCAGGAACAGGGGAATCTGGTCACGCTGGTGCTACGCAGTTCAGGGCCGTCCTTGCATGTGAGCTGGGACGAAAAAACCAGGCTGGTCACCGATATCCGCAACATGCTGGGCACGGGCAGGGAAGGGGAATATCTGTTCACCGGCATCTATGCCTGCCAGCCGGAGATCCATCAATGGCTCACCCCGGGCAAGGCTGAATCCGTCATCCCCATTTTCCTGAAAATGATCCAGGAAGGCGCGCGCCTAGGTGCCGTGGTGATCGATGAAGGGCACTGGTGGGACCTGGGCAGCCGGGTGGCTTACCTGGCCGCGCATCAGGCGCTGCACGGGATGAAATCCGGCGCGGCCCCGGCGATCCATCCAGGTGCTCAAGTGTCCGAACAGGCCTCGCTCAAAGGCCTGAATGTCATCGGCGACAGAGCCGTGGTGGAAGCTGGTGCGCGGCTGGAGGACTGCATCCTCTGGCCCGGTGCCACCGTGGCTGCCGAGGCTGACCTGCGACGTTGCATCATCCGCAGCGGCATTCGCGCGGAAGGGCAGCATACGGACATGGACCTGTGA
- a CDS encoding PVC-type heme-binding CxxCH protein, which produces MNRLLLPLVATSALAFAADFPKPFNSEKGDPMSAEEAAATMELPPGFKCVVFASEPDVQQPIAMAWDAKGRLWVAENYTYAENPARWDTNLRDRIIILEDKDGDGKHDDRKVFWDQGAYLTSVEWGYGGAWILNDGTLGFIPDKNGDDVPDGPPEILLDGFNTKTIGHNIVNGLRWGPDGWLYGRHGITDTSAIGAPGTPDEKRTQINCSIWRYHPTRKIFEAVAHGGTNSWGHDWNADGELFMINTVIGHLWHVIPGAYYRRMFGTHLNPYVYEIIEQTADHFHWDTGGEKWSDIRTGISNKTLELGGGHAHVGMLIYQGGTWPKEYHGKMLTCNLHGRRINVDTLEREGCGYVGKHAPDFMQAKDPWFRGLDLLTGPDGNVFVSDWSDSGECHDNDGVHRTSGRIYKIVYGEQKKVGPIDVAAMKNEELVKLLGSENNWWARMAGQTLIEKMVALSGNTNLPAAEAMKLVSILGDIQTSAESAKQAKFTELAIAEQNLSQFKHSWSPHEADILKDEVFAAKWVDAAVITSSVSMGRDVLTSHAESTPSGLVRLHLASALQRLPLDARWPIATALAQREEDANDRQQPLMIWYGIEPAVAADTMKGVELIDSAKIPTVRRLVARRITEEIEKQPAAVDALVALMTKDEVVREDVLHGMAAGLNGWNKAPKPKGWDELAKLVKTRSEAVPASTDEGKMPSLLEEIQQLSTVFGGGRPMEELIPIVQNIEADASARCNAFASLTRSAKPELLPILLKLVNDKVLAVQARSALAAYDDEKVPKALIQPWPVRSLDQQVATVDTLITRVSYAHALLNFIKAGRVPPSVISPYQARAILSLDDKALTQKLTEVWGELRDTPEAKKEEMEKWTAILTPEALAKGDAAQGKTMFMTACAACHKLYGEGGMIGPDLTGGDRHKLTYLLENIIDPSAIVPADYRMSIFKLKDGRTLTGVIPEQNPKTLTVQTPAERLILERSEIAEQQQLPMSLMPEGLLTALGEENVIHLMAYLRSLGPVK; this is translated from the coding sequence ATGAACCGTCTGCTTCTGCCCCTGGTCGCCACCTCCGCGCTCGCGTTTGCCGCTGATTTTCCCAAGCCATTCAATTCCGAAAAGGGCGACCCGATGTCAGCCGAGGAAGCCGCCGCCACCATGGAGCTGCCACCGGGATTCAAATGCGTGGTCTTTGCCTCTGAACCGGACGTGCAGCAGCCCATCGCCATGGCCTGGGATGCCAAAGGCCGCCTCTGGGTTGCGGAAAACTACACCTATGCGGAAAACCCCGCCCGCTGGGACACCAACCTGCGCGACCGCATCATCATCCTGGAAGACAAGGACGGCGATGGCAAACACGACGACCGCAAGGTCTTCTGGGATCAGGGCGCTTACCTGACCAGTGTCGAGTGGGGTTACGGCGGAGCCTGGATTCTCAATGACGGCACCCTCGGTTTCATCCCGGATAAAAATGGCGACGACGTGCCCGATGGCCCGCCGGAGATCCTGCTGGACGGCTTCAATACCAAGACCATCGGCCATAACATCGTCAACGGCCTGCGCTGGGGACCGGACGGCTGGCTGTATGGCCGCCACGGCATCACCGATACCTCCGCCATTGGCGCGCCCGGCACACCGGATGAAAAGCGCACCCAGATCAACTGCTCCATCTGGCGTTATCATCCCACCCGCAAAATCTTCGAGGCCGTCGCCCACGGCGGCACCAATTCCTGGGGCCATGACTGGAATGCCGACGGCGAGCTTTTCATGATCAATACCGTCATCGGTCACCTCTGGCATGTCATCCCCGGGGCCTATTACCGCCGCATGTTCGGCACCCATTTGAACCCGTATGTGTATGAGATCATCGAGCAGACCGCCGACCATTTTCATTGGGACACCGGCGGTGAAAAATGGAGCGACATCCGCACTGGCATCAGCAACAAAACCCTCGAACTCGGCGGCGGTCACGCCCACGTCGGCATGCTCATCTATCAGGGCGGCACCTGGCCGAAGGAATACCATGGCAAGATGCTCACCTGCAACCTCCACGGACGTCGCATCAATGTGGATACATTGGAGCGCGAAGGCTGCGGTTACGTCGGCAAACACGCCCCCGATTTCATGCAGGCCAAAGACCCCTGGTTCCGCGGCCTCGACCTCCTCACCGGCCCCGACGGCAACGTCTTCGTCTCCGACTGGAGCGACTCCGGCGAGTGCCACGACAATGACGGCGTGCATCGGACCAGCGGCCGGATTTACAAGATTGTGTATGGGGAACAGAAGAAGGTTGGGCCGATTGATGTCGCAGCGATGAAAAATGAGGAGCTGGTCAAGCTACTCGGGAGTGAGAACAATTGGTGGGCTAGGATGGCGGGCCAGACGTTGATCGAGAAAATGGTGGCTTTGTCTGGGAATACCAATCTTCCAGCTGCTGAAGCAATGAAGCTAGTGAGCATCCTTGGCGATATACAGACCAGTGCCGAATCGGCAAAGCAGGCAAAGTTTACGGAGCTAGCTATTGCTGAACAGAATTTAAGCCAGTTCAAACATTCTTGGAGCCCTCACGAAGCTGATATTTTAAAGGATGAAGTTTTTGCAGCAAAATGGGTCGATGCTGCTGTGATCACAAGCAGTGTTTCTATGGGTCGCGATGTGTTGACTAGCCATGCTGAAAGCACGCCCTCAGGCCTAGTCCGCCTCCACCTCGCTTCCGCGTTGCAACGCTTGCCGTTAGACGCCCGCTGGCCCATCGCCACCGCCCTGGCCCAACGTGAAGAAGACGCCAACGACCGCCAGCAGCCCCTCATGATCTGGTACGGCATCGAACCTGCCGTGGCTGCGGATACCATGAAAGGCGTGGAGCTCATCGACAGTGCGAAGATTCCCACCGTGCGCCGTCTCGTTGCCCGCCGCATCACCGAGGAGATTGAAAAACAGCCGGCGGCAGTGGACGCCCTGGTCGCGCTCATGACGAAGGATGAAGTTGTCCGTGAAGACGTCCTGCACGGCATGGCCGCCGGGCTCAACGGCTGGAACAAAGCCCCGAAGCCCAAAGGCTGGGATGAGCTGGCGAAGCTCGTCAAAACAAGGAGTGAGGCCGTCCCGGCCTCAACCGATGAGGGCAAGATGCCCTCACTCCTTGAAGAAATCCAGCAGCTCTCCACCGTCTTCGGCGGCGGCCGCCCGATGGAAGAACTGATCCCCATCGTCCAGAACATCGAGGCCGATGCCTCCGCACGCTGCAATGCCTTCGCCAGCCTCACCCGCAGCGCCAAGCCCGAGCTACTTCCCATTTTGCTCAAACTCGTGAATGACAAAGTACTCGCCGTCCAGGCCCGCAGCGCCCTCGCCGCTTATGATGATGAAAAGGTACCCAAGGCCCTCATCCAGCCATGGCCCGTGCGCAGCCTGGATCAGCAAGTGGCCACCGTGGATACCCTCATCACCCGCGTCAGCTATGCCCATGCGCTGCTGAATTTCATCAAAGCCGGCCGCGTGCCACCTTCCGTCATCAGCCCCTACCAGGCCCGTGCCATCCTCAGCCTGGATGATAAAGCCCTCACCCAAAAGCTGACGGAAGTCTGGGGTGAACTTCGCGACACCCCGGAAGCCAAAAAAGAGGAGATGGAAAAATGGACCGCCATCCTCACTCCCGAGGCCCTGGCCAAAGGAGATGCCGCCCAAGGCAAGACGATGTTCATGACCGCCTGCGCCGCCTGCCACAAGCTCTACGGTGAAGGCGGCATGATCGGCCCCGACCTCACCGGTGGCGACCGCCACAAGCTGACCTACCTGTTAGAAAACATCATTGACCCCAGCGCCATCGTGCCGGCGGATTATCGCATGAGCATCTTCAAGCTCAAAGATGGCCGCACCCTCACCGGCGTCATCCCCGAGCAGAACCCCAAGACTCTCACCGTCCAGACCCCCGCCGAGCGCCTCATCCTGGAGCGCAGCGAGATCGCCGAGCAGCAGCAGCTCCCCATGAGCCTCATGCCCGAAGGCCTCCTCACCGCTCTGGGGGAGGAGAATGTTATTCATCTGATGGCGTACCTGCGGAGTCTCGGGCCTGTCAAATAA